Proteins encoded together in one Streptomyces sp. NA04227 window:
- a CDS encoding TetR/AcrR family transcriptional regulator — protein sequence MVRAGLTAERVTAMGAELADEVGLDKVTMSQVARRLGVKDASLYAHVRGLEDLRGRIALQAADEKTVRIAMAMAGRSGKDALVAYANAWREYAQQHPGRYTATQTPIEIDPELVARAPGPRRAVELTYGMLRGYGLAEPDLTDAVRLLRSTFHGFVALEAAGGFAHERAPRESWVRALDALHALLENWPAAEGDRT from the coding sequence ATGGTGCGAGCGGGGCTGACAGCGGAGCGGGTAACGGCCATGGGTGCCGAGCTGGCCGACGAGGTCGGGCTCGACAAGGTGACCATGTCGCAGGTGGCGCGGCGGCTGGGCGTGAAGGACGCGAGTCTCTACGCGCACGTCCGCGGTCTGGAAGACCTGCGCGGCCGGATCGCGCTGCAGGCGGCGGACGAGAAGACCGTCCGGATCGCGATGGCGATGGCCGGGCGCTCGGGCAAGGACGCGCTGGTCGCCTACGCGAACGCCTGGCGGGAGTACGCGCAGCAGCACCCGGGGCGCTACACGGCCACCCAGACTCCGATCGAGATCGACCCGGAGCTGGTCGCGCGAGCGCCCGGACCGCGCCGCGCGGTCGAGCTGACGTACGGCATGCTGCGCGGCTACGGGCTGGCCGAGCCCGATCTGACCGACGCGGTCCGGCTGTTGCGCAGTACGTTCCACGGGTTCGTTGCCCTGGAAGCGGCCGGCGGCTTCGCGCACGAGCGTGCCCCGCGGGAGTCGTGGGTCCGGGCCCTGGACGCTCTGCACGCCCTCCTGGAGAACTGGCCCGCCGCCGAAGGGGATCGCACATGA
- a CDS encoding trans-acting enoyl reductase family protein, which yields MAAGQTVTVYGAYGHTGRFVVAHLRERGFVPVLAGRDAHKLRTLADRHPGLDVRPASVDDPAALDHALTGSAAVINCAGPFATTAAPLIEAALRATIPYVDVAAEIEANADTFAHFTDRARERGAVIVPAMAFYGGLGDLLATAAMGDWTKADEAHIAYGLNGWHPTEGTRLAGKVSVERRGGRRVRFTKGQLEYHTDDLPTLQWHFPDPVGPRPVIGEFTMADVVTIPSHLPIPEVRTYMTTEAADGVVAADSPTPTAVDAHGRSAQTFLVEVVVRSGDTERRAVAHGQDIYAVTAPLAVEAVHRILTGRTAVRTTGEAAVRTTGEAAGQAAGRATGLGVTSAGALFDAPDFLRALSPHITVELHP from the coding sequence ATGGCAGCAGGACAGACAGTCACGGTCTACGGCGCCTACGGGCACACCGGCCGCTTCGTGGTGGCACACCTGCGCGAGCGTGGATTCGTCCCGGTCCTGGCCGGGCGCGACGCCCACAAGCTCCGCACACTCGCGGACCGGCACCCCGGACTCGACGTCCGCCCCGCATCCGTCGACGACCCGGCGGCACTGGACCACGCGCTGACCGGCTCGGCGGCCGTCATCAACTGCGCGGGCCCCTTCGCCACCACGGCCGCACCCCTGATCGAAGCCGCACTGCGCGCCACCATCCCCTACGTCGACGTGGCGGCCGAGATCGAGGCCAACGCCGACACCTTCGCGCACTTCACGGACCGCGCCCGCGAGCGGGGCGCGGTGATCGTCCCCGCGATGGCCTTCTACGGCGGCCTCGGCGACCTGCTCGCCACCGCCGCGATGGGCGACTGGACCAAGGCCGACGAAGCCCACATCGCCTACGGGCTGAACGGCTGGCACCCCACGGAGGGGACGCGCCTCGCGGGCAAGGTCTCCGTCGAACGGCGCGGCGGCCGCCGAGTCCGCTTCACCAAGGGGCAGTTGGAGTACCACACCGACGACCTGCCCACCCTTCAGTGGCACTTCCCCGACCCGGTGGGCCCCCGGCCGGTCATCGGCGAGTTCACGATGGCCGACGTCGTCACCATCCCCAGCCACCTGCCCATCCCCGAGGTGCGCACCTACATGACGACCGAGGCGGCCGACGGCGTGGTGGCCGCGGACTCACCGACCCCCACCGCCGTCGACGCCCACGGGCGCTCCGCACAGACCTTCCTCGTCGAGGTCGTCGTACGCTCCGGCGACACCGAACGCCGCGCCGTCGCCCACGGCCAGGACATCTACGCCGTCACCGCGCCCCTCGCCGTGGAAGCGGTCCACCGCATCCTGACCGGGCGGACCGCCGTGCGGACGACCGGAGAGGCCGCCGTACGGACGACCGGGGAGGCCGCCGGTCAGGCCGCCGGGCGGGCCACAGGGCTCGGCGTCACCTCGGCGGGCGCACTCTTCGACGCACCCGACTTCCTCCG
- a CDS encoding alpha/beta fold hydrolase, with translation MTEPTTGSLRVSGALLHYEVRGRGPLLLLIPGGTGGAAAFDGVADALAAEHTVATYDPRGMSRSALDDPEAEQSVSAHAEDALCVLERLSPGEPARVFGASSGGIAALHLLTTHPERVARVVVHEPPVVEVLPDAAAHRALLARVRETFHSQGLGPAMTVFAAGLRRDGDSGDKGDNKDKGDSVEQRAESRLPPQAAGRAERTLADLPYFVGRIVPAFMAYRPDIRRLEALSDRLVLACGRDSRGELPYRAAAFLAERLGNELRHFPGGHIGLTTHPAAFGEHLREAFGVRGRQPGREAAGVPHTSSG, from the coding sequence ATGACCGAGCCGACCACCGGGAGCCTGCGCGTCAGCGGCGCGCTCCTGCACTACGAAGTACGCGGCCGGGGCCCGCTCCTGCTGCTGATCCCCGGCGGAACGGGCGGGGCGGCCGCCTTCGACGGCGTCGCCGACGCCTTGGCCGCCGAACACACCGTCGCGACCTACGACCCGCGCGGCATGTCCCGCAGCGCACTGGACGACCCCGAGGCCGAGCAGTCCGTGTCCGCGCACGCCGAGGACGCGCTGTGCGTGCTGGAACGGCTGTCGCCCGGTGAGCCCGCCCGGGTGTTCGGCGCCAGTTCGGGCGGGATCGCCGCTCTGCATCTGCTCACCACCCATCCCGAACGCGTCGCACGCGTGGTGGTGCACGAGCCGCCGGTGGTGGAGGTTCTGCCGGACGCCGCCGCGCATCGCGCCCTCCTCGCCCGCGTGCGGGAGACGTTCCACAGCCAGGGACTCGGCCCGGCGATGACCGTGTTCGCCGCGGGGCTGAGGAGGGACGGCGACAGCGGCGACAAAGGGGATAACAAGGATAAAGGTGACAGCGTTGAGCAGAGGGCCGAGAGCAGGCTTCCGCCACAAGCGGCGGGGCGGGCCGAGCGGACGCTGGCCGATCTGCCGTACTTCGTCGGCCGTATCGTTCCCGCCTTCATGGCCTACCGCCCGGACATCCGGCGGCTGGAGGCCCTGTCGGACCGGCTGGTCCTCGCCTGCGGCCGGGACTCGCGCGGCGAACTCCCCTACCGTGCGGCCGCGTTCCTGGCCGAGCGTCTCGGCAACGAGCTGCGGCACTTCCCCGGCGGGCACATCGGCCTGACCACGCACCCCGCCGCATTCGGAGAACACCTGAGGGAGGCGTTCGGCGTCCGGGGCCGACAGCCGGGCCGCGAAGCCGCGGGCGTCCCTCACACCAGCTCGGGCTGA
- a CDS encoding helix-turn-helix domain-containing protein has translation MRSVALAVTDGMLHFELSVAYEVFGSAPDAVTVPWYDLMVCGPDTVSFGPFQLAPDHGLDRLPSADTVIVPGWADVDVAPPADLVDALRAARERGARVVSLCTGAFVLAAAGVLDGGRATTHWAHTDVLAARHPEVEVDPDVLYVDNGSVLTSAGKAAALDLCLHLVRLDYGSAIANTVARRLVVPPHRSGGQAQFVTAPVPDEDGHPLTSLFPWIIERLDQPLTVEDLARRAGMSSRHLGRHFRAATGTTPLQWLLAQRIRHAQELLEKTDDSVDTIATATGMGTATTLRRHFNRTLGVPPDTYRRTFRTGAGRTAEPEAARVAPGAKTR, from the coding sequence ATGAGATCTGTCGCGCTGGCCGTCACCGACGGGATGCTGCACTTCGAGTTGTCGGTGGCCTACGAGGTCTTCGGCTCCGCGCCGGACGCGGTCACCGTCCCCTGGTACGACCTCATGGTCTGCGGGCCGGACACCGTGTCCTTCGGCCCTTTTCAACTGGCGCCCGACCACGGCCTCGACCGCCTCCCGAGCGCCGACACGGTGATCGTCCCCGGCTGGGCCGACGTCGACGTGGCCCCGCCCGCCGATCTGGTCGACGCGCTGCGCGCGGCCCGGGAACGCGGTGCGCGCGTGGTCTCCCTCTGCACGGGCGCGTTCGTACTGGCCGCGGCCGGTGTCCTGGACGGCGGGCGTGCCACCACGCACTGGGCGCACACCGACGTCCTGGCCGCCCGCCATCCCGAGGTGGAGGTCGACCCGGACGTGCTCTACGTGGACAACGGCAGCGTGCTCACCTCGGCGGGCAAGGCCGCGGCCCTGGACCTGTGCCTGCACCTCGTCCGGCTCGACTACGGCTCGGCGATCGCCAACACCGTCGCCCGCCGCCTGGTCGTGCCACCGCACCGGTCCGGCGGCCAGGCCCAGTTCGTCACCGCCCCCGTGCCCGACGAGGACGGCCACCCCCTGACCTCCCTGTTCCCCTGGATCATCGAACGCCTCGACCAGCCGCTGACCGTGGAGGACCTAGCCCGCCGGGCCGGTATGAGCTCACGCCACCTGGGCCGCCACTTCCGCGCGGCCACCGGCACCACGCCGCTGCAATGGCTCCTCGCGCAGCGCATCCGGCACGCCCAGGAACTCCTGGAGAAGACCGACGACAGCGTCGACACCATCGCCACGGCCACAGGTATGGGCACCGCCACCACCCTGCGCCGCCACTTCAACCGCACCCTCGGCGTCCCGCCGGACACTTACCGCCGGACCTTCCGCACGGGAGCGGGCCGCACGGCGGAGCCGGAGGCGGCCCGCGTGGCGCCGGGGGCGAAGACCCGGTGA